Proteins from one Hydrogenophaga sp. SL48 genomic window:
- a CDS encoding TRAP transporter large permease produces MTDLLNIMTPFGWCVASIVVLSLLGLPIGLSMIGSSVLYLLVSGQDIGIAAEQLLNGLNNSYTLLAIPLFILASELMNLGSLSDRLLTWCNALVGRFRGGLGHVNVVSSLIFSGMSGSAIADMMGVGKLTMEMMTKDGRYTPAYAAAITAATAVIGPIIPPSIPLVLYALISDTSVGYLFAAGVVPGLLMTVVMMALNSYLAHTRNFPVEPAVPMKELLPLTVRALPALLMPVVLLGGIYSGVMTPTESAAMAALYTLVISVVLYRSVTGNGMYTALLSSGRQMASVGLLIAGALVFNYVVTREDIPKDVQMWLAGYELSKYEFLLAVNVILLVLGALLEGGTILLVVIPILIPTARALGIDMIHFGLVVTVNLMIGLITPPYGLLLFIASSLSRQPLMAVIRETVPFILVLIAALGFMTYVPESVLWLPRVLGYQG; encoded by the coding sequence ATGACCGATCTGTTGAACATCATGACCCCCTTCGGCTGGTGCGTGGCCAGCATCGTGGTGCTGAGCCTGCTGGGGTTGCCCATTGGCCTGTCGATGATCGGGAGCTCGGTGCTGTACCTCCTGGTCTCGGGTCAGGACATCGGCATCGCCGCCGAGCAGCTGCTCAACGGCTTGAACAACTCGTACACCTTGCTGGCGATCCCGCTGTTCATCCTGGCCAGCGAACTGATGAACCTGGGCTCGCTGAGCGACCGCCTGCTGACCTGGTGCAATGCACTGGTGGGCCGATTCCGCGGCGGTCTCGGGCACGTCAACGTCGTGTCGTCCCTGATCTTCTCGGGCATGTCGGGCTCCGCGATCGCCGACATGATGGGGGTGGGCAAGCTGACGATGGAGATGATGACCAAGGACGGTCGCTACACCCCGGCGTACGCCGCCGCGATCACCGCCGCCACCGCGGTGATCGGCCCCATCATTCCGCCGTCGATCCCGCTGGTGCTTTACGCGCTCATCTCCGACACCTCGGTCGGGTACCTGTTCGCGGCCGGCGTGGTCCCGGGCCTGTTGATGACGGTGGTGATGATGGCGCTGAACAGCTACCTGGCCCACACACGCAACTTCCCGGTGGAGCCCGCTGTCCCCATGAAAGAGCTGCTGCCGCTGACCGTGCGCGCCCTGCCCGCGCTGCTGATGCCGGTGGTGCTGCTGGGCGGCATCTACAGCGGCGTGATGACGCCCACGGAATCCGCGGCGATGGCCGCCCTCTACACCCTGGTCATTTCGGTCGTGCTGTACCGCTCCGTCACCGGCAATGGCATGTACACGGCCTTGTTGTCCAGCGGGCGCCAGATGGCCTCGGTCGGTCTCCTGATCGCCGGCGCGCTGGTCTTCAACTACGTGGTCACCCGTGAAGACATCCCCAAGGATGTGCAGATGTGGCTGGCGGGATACGAGCTCAGCAAGTACGAGTTCTTGCTGGCCGTCAACGTGATCCTGCTGGTGCTGGGGGCCTTGCTCGAAGGCGGGACCATCCTGCTGGTGGTCATCCCCATCCTGATCCCCACGGCACGGGCCCTGGGCATCGACATGATCCACTTCGGGCTGGTGGTGACGGTCAACCTGATGATCGGCCTGATCACGCCGCCCTACGGCCTCCTGCTGTTCATCGCCTCCAGCCTGTCGCGCCAACCCCTGATGGCGGTGATTCGCGAGACGGTGCCTTTCATCCTGGTCCTCATCGCCGCCCTGGGCTTCATGACCTATGTCCCTGAGAGCGTGCTGTGGCTGCCCCGCGTGCTCGGCTACCAGGGCTGA
- a CDS encoding TRAP transporter small permease has protein sequence MTSSSPERPGHRLLRWLRLGANHVLVLMMAAMFVAFILQVAFRYALNLPLAWTDEVCTIVWLWGILWGASFVMRNREDIRFDMLYNVLPRRLRRAFTLLASVLIVALLLISLPATWSYVSFMKVESSASLQIPMNWMFVIYPVFVVAMVTRHGLIAWDALNNRLVEDDSPAPTEAAP, from the coding sequence ATGACCTCTTCTTCCCCTGAGCGGCCGGGCCACCGGCTGCTGCGCTGGCTGCGGCTGGGCGCGAACCATGTGCTGGTGCTGATGATGGCCGCCATGTTCGTGGCCTTCATCCTGCAAGTGGCCTTCCGGTACGCGCTCAACCTGCCGCTGGCCTGGACCGACGAGGTCTGCACCATCGTCTGGCTCTGGGGCATCCTGTGGGGCGCTTCGTTCGTGATGCGCAACCGGGAGGACATCCGCTTTGACATGCTCTACAACGTGCTGCCCAGGCGTTTGCGCCGAGCCTTCACCCTGCTGGCCAGCGTGCTGATCGTCGCGCTGCTGCTCATCAGCCTGCCGGCCACTTGGTCGTATGTGAGCTTCATGAAGGTCGAGAGCTCGGCGAGCCTTCAAATCCCCATGAACTGGATGTTTGTCATCTACCCGGTGTTTGTGGTGGCCATGGTCACACGGCATGGCTTGATCGCCTGGGACGCCCTGAACAACCGCCTGGTGGAAGACGATTCCCCGGCGCCCACGGAAGCTGCTCCATGA
- the dctP gene encoding TRAP transporter substrate-binding protein DctP yields the protein MNNRFTRRVLLGAATALCAATLPGLSLAQGKIELIYSDTVTETDPRAAILKDVFGKGLGADFDFKPYFGATLFKQGTEPVAMQRGNLHLANLAAFDVQKQVPAWSIVTTPYVFRDHLHMKKVFDSDVGKELFAMMEKQMGLKVLSVPYIGTRHVGLKPKKKIMTPADLAGIKLRMPPGEGWQFVGTAMGANPSPLAFTEVYTALQTGAIDGQDNPMGAVKSMKFYEVSSQIVKTGHLIANNLFAISLSKWNSLSPAQQKTVQEAADKFAAAVTAQALKDDTEQEAFMKQQGLDVYTPDLAAFRKHVLEQYGKSKFAADWPAGMLDRINKL from the coding sequence ATGAACAACCGCTTCACCCGCCGCGTGCTGCTCGGCGCCGCCACCGCCCTGTGCGCCGCCACCCTGCCCGGTCTGTCCCTGGCCCAGGGCAAGATCGAGCTGATCTATTCGGACACCGTCACCGAAACCGACCCGCGCGCCGCGATCCTGAAAGACGTGTTCGGCAAGGGCCTGGGCGCCGATTTCGACTTCAAGCCCTACTTCGGCGCCACCCTGTTCAAGCAAGGCACCGAGCCGGTCGCCATGCAGCGCGGCAACCTGCACCTGGCCAACCTGGCCGCGTTCGACGTGCAGAAGCAGGTCCCGGCCTGGAGCATCGTGACCACGCCCTACGTGTTCCGCGACCACCTCCACATGAAGAAGGTGTTTGACAGCGACGTGGGCAAAGAGCTGTTCGCCATGATGGAAAAGCAGATGGGCCTGAAGGTGCTGTCGGTGCCCTACATCGGCACCCGCCACGTCGGCCTCAAGCCCAAGAAAAAGATCATGACCCCGGCCGATCTGGCCGGCATCAAGCTGCGCATGCCGCCCGGCGAAGGCTGGCAGTTCGTGGGCACCGCCATGGGCGCCAACCCCTCGCCGCTGGCCTTCACCGAGGTCTACACCGCGCTGCAGACCGGCGCCATCGACGGCCAGGACAACCCCATGGGCGCGGTCAAGAGCATGAAGTTCTACGAGGTCAGCTCGCAGATCGTCAAGACCGGCCACCTGATCGCCAACAACCTGTTCGCCATCAGCCTGAGCAAGTGGAACAGCCTGAGCCCGGCGCAGCAGAAGACGGTGCAGGAAGCGGCCGACAAGTTCGCCGCCGCCGTGACGGCCCAGGCGCTCAAGGACGACACCGAGCAGGAAGCCTTCATGAAGCAGCAGGGCCTGGACGTGTACACGCCCGACCTGGCCGCCTTCCGCAAGCACGTGCTGGAGCAGTACGGCAAGAGCAAGTTCGCGGCCGACTGGCCCGCCGGCATGCTGGACCGCATCAACAAGTTGTGA
- a CDS encoding TetR/AcrR family transcriptional regulator: MNEPVHSRRPVVRAKTSAAKEPTRTNDPDRTMANILDVAQVEFAEKGLAGARIDEIAAATQTSKRMIYYYFGSKEGLYTAVLEASYREMRTHEAELNLDDLAPLDALRKLVAYTFDHHRLSENYIRLVMGENINRGQYLAQSPAIQALNVPAISAIRSLYERGVAQGVFRPGLNALDIHASISALTFFNVSNRHTFGLIFKFDAAGDDWMAQRRRSVIEMVERFVLAL; the protein is encoded by the coding sequence ATGAACGAACCAGTACATTCCCGGCGGCCCGTGGTTCGCGCCAAAACGTCGGCGGCGAAGGAGCCCACGCGCACCAACGACCCCGACCGCACCATGGCCAACATCCTGGACGTGGCCCAGGTGGAGTTCGCCGAGAAGGGGCTGGCCGGCGCGCGCATCGACGAGATCGCCGCCGCCACCCAGACCAGCAAGCGCATGATCTACTACTACTTCGGTAGCAAGGAAGGTCTGTACACCGCCGTGCTGGAGGCCTCGTACCGGGAAATGCGGACACACGAGGCGGAGCTGAACCTGGACGACCTGGCGCCGCTCGACGCCCTGCGCAAGCTGGTCGCCTACACCTTCGACCACCACCGCCTGAGCGAAAACTACATCCGCCTGGTGATGGGCGAGAACATCAACCGGGGCCAGTACCTGGCGCAGAGCCCGGCCATCCAGGCGCTCAACGTGCCGGCGATTTCCGCCATCCGCTCGCTCTACGAACGCGGCGTGGCACAGGGCGTGTTCCGTCCCGGCCTGAACGCCCTGGATATCCACGCCTCCATCTCGGCGCTGACGTTTTTCAACGTCTCCAACCGCCACACCTTCGGCCTGATCTTCAAGTTCGACGCCGCCGGCGACGACTGGATGGCCCAGCGCCGCCGCAGCGTGATCGAGATGGTCGAGCGCTTCGTGCTCGCGCTCTGA
- a CDS encoding J domain-containing protein — MPPTTAHAAASAFSKRPVEMPTERWSGRVHPDGLKRPGGLLIAALMQVAAERNLSLGELATAMGVSYWSLSQLRIGFRPIESLDDDMAQASAALLDLPPLTIELLAGLVDPAEALASMPLTGEDIWHLRQLLDTEPADLVLLPPPNRARPLQSLSVDELAVLHQGHGGNASVCEAVRAELACRPLSKTERLRAALGVNAEAADKPFSAAPHPPPILRCVCCQKRLRIPLLDAPGEVRCPTCQTEYAVHWQASVCLVQRIEAPEAEGDAEDSGEGDEALLDGAAETTPWSVLGLEEGSPWDAVERARRTLLQQYHPDRLGHVPPLVRQLAEREFKRVSEAYDALKTQR; from the coding sequence ATGCCCCCAACCACCGCCCACGCCGCTGCGTCGGCTTTCTCGAAACGGCCCGTCGAGATGCCGACCGAACGCTGGAGCGGGCGGGTTCATCCCGACGGGCTGAAGCGTCCCGGTGGCCTGCTGATCGCGGCCCTGATGCAGGTGGCCGCGGAGCGGAATCTGTCGCTGGGCGAGCTGGCCACGGCGATGGGCGTGAGCTACTGGAGCCTGAGCCAGTTGCGCATCGGCTTTCGCCCCATTGAGTCGCTGGACGACGACATGGCCCAGGCCAGCGCCGCCTTGCTCGACCTGCCGCCTTTGACCATCGAGCTGCTGGCGGGTCTGGTCGACCCGGCCGAGGCGCTGGCGTCGATGCCGCTGACGGGCGAAGACATCTGGCACCTGCGCCAGCTGCTGGACACCGAGCCGGCCGATCTGGTGCTGCTGCCCCCGCCCAACCGCGCGCGGCCCCTGCAGTCCCTGAGCGTGGACGAGCTGGCGGTGTTGCACCAGGGGCATGGCGGGAACGCCTCGGTGTGTGAAGCGGTGCGCGCGGAGCTGGCCTGCCGCCCGCTGTCGAAGACCGAGCGCCTGCGGGCCGCGCTGGGCGTGAACGCCGAGGCGGCTGACAAGCCTTTCTCAGCGGCACCGCATCCACCGCCCATCCTGCGCTGCGTGTGTTGCCAGAAGCGCCTGCGCATTCCGCTGCTGGACGCCCCCGGCGAGGTGCGCTGCCCGACCTGCCAGACCGAGTACGCGGTGCACTGGCAGGCCTCGGTGTGCCTGGTGCAACGCATTGAGGCGCCCGAGGCCGAGGGCGATGCTGAAGACAGCGGCGAGGGCGACGAAGCGTTGCTCGACGGCGCCGCCGAAACCACGCCCTGGTCCGTGCTCGGCCTGGAAGAGGGCAGCCCCTGGGACGCCGTCGAACGCGCGCGGCGCACCCTGCTGCAGCAGTACCACCCCGACCGCCTGGGCCACGTGCCGCCGCTGGTGCGGCAGCTCGCCGAGCGCGAGTTCAAGCGCGTGAGCGAGGCCTACGACGCGCTGAAGACACAGCGCTGA
- a CDS encoding acyl CoA:acetate/3-ketoacid CoA transferase: MSSKFMTAAEAANLIQDGDTVGLMGGGGGLMEATHVFEAVQARYLSTQQPRNLTVMHALGIGDKKTKGMNCFAHEGLVKKVVGGHWVWSPAMQQLALDNKIQAYILPGGVSSQLMREIGAGRPGLISHVGLGTVCDPRFGGGRMNDAAKDDLAEVIQIDGREWLRYKPFPIHVAIVRASAADEDGNISFEHEAANLDAQSLALAARNSGGTVIVQVKERLPKGALKAREVRIPSAWVDAIVVDPAQQTSYHIPFDPALSGELTGEARAASEAEDHARELAASQEAFSERQAVARRAHVELFNTGKARPVINYGVGVPDAVAKLIAARNEQHRIYQTIEHGTYGGTLMDGVLFGYARNATAMLDAATQFDFYGGGGLDVACLGFGEFDAEGSVNVSRLGGVTVGPGGFIDIAQNAKKVVFCGTLAAKGVKLQTGDGQMRVLQQGAVKKLVKQVDQITFSGPQGLVRGQEVLYLTERGSFRLTPQGIELFEIAPGIDLQRDILDQMDFVPLVAKDLKVMDAAHFTAV, encoded by the coding sequence ATGAGCAGCAAATTCATGACGGCCGCCGAGGCCGCGAACCTGATCCAGGACGGCGACACCGTGGGCCTCATGGGCGGCGGCGGCGGCCTGATGGAGGCGACCCATGTATTCGAAGCTGTGCAGGCGCGCTACCTGTCCACCCAGCAACCGCGCAATCTCACGGTGATGCACGCGCTGGGCATCGGCGACAAGAAGACCAAGGGCATGAACTGCTTCGCGCACGAAGGCCTGGTGAAGAAGGTCGTCGGCGGCCACTGGGTGTGGTCGCCCGCGATGCAGCAGCTCGCGCTGGACAACAAGATTCAGGCCTACATCCTGCCCGGCGGCGTGAGCAGCCAGCTCATGCGCGAGATCGGCGCCGGCCGGCCCGGCCTGATCAGCCACGTCGGCCTGGGCACGGTCTGCGACCCGCGCTTTGGCGGCGGTCGCATGAACGACGCCGCGAAAGACGACCTCGCCGAGGTGATCCAGATCGATGGCCGCGAGTGGCTGCGCTACAAGCCCTTCCCCATCCACGTCGCCATCGTGCGCGCCAGCGCGGCCGATGAAGACGGCAACATCAGCTTCGAACACGAAGCCGCGAACCTCGATGCGCAGTCGCTCGCATTGGCCGCGCGCAACAGCGGCGGCACGGTGATCGTGCAGGTCAAGGAACGCTTGCCGAAAGGCGCGCTCAAGGCGCGCGAAGTGCGCATCCCCTCGGCCTGGGTGGACGCCATCGTGGTGGACCCGGCGCAGCAGACCAGCTATCACATCCCGTTCGACCCGGCCCTCAGCGGCGAACTGACCGGCGAGGCCCGCGCGGCCAGCGAAGCCGAGGACCATGCGCGCGAACTCGCCGCATCACAGGAAGCCTTCAGCGAACGCCAGGCCGTGGCGCGCCGTGCGCACGTCGAACTCTTCAACACCGGCAAGGCGCGCCCGGTCATCAACTACGGCGTGGGCGTGCCCGACGCGGTGGCCAAGCTGATCGCGGCGCGCAACGAGCAGCACCGCATCTACCAGACCATCGAACATGGCACCTACGGTGGCACGCTGATGGACGGCGTGCTGTTCGGCTACGCGCGCAACGCCACGGCCATGCTCGACGCGGCGACGCAGTTCGACTTCTACGGCGGCGGCGGGCTGGACGTGGCCTGCCTGGGCTTCGGCGAATTCGACGCCGAAGGCAGCGTCAACGTCTCGCGCCTGGGCGGCGTCACCGTCGGCCCCGGCGGCTTCATCGACATCGCGCAGAACGCGAAGAAGGTGGTGTTCTGCGGCACGCTCGCGGCCAAGGGCGTGAAGCTGCAAACCGGCGACGGCCAGATGCGCGTGCTGCAGCAGGGCGCGGTCAAAAAGCTCGTGAAGCAGGTCGACCAGATCACCTTCAGCGGCCCGCAGGGCCTGGTGCGTGGGCAGGAGGTGCTGTACCTCACCGAGCGCGGCAGCTTCCGCCTCACGCCGCAGGGCATCGAACTGTTCGAGATCGCGCCGGGCATCGACCTGCAGCGCGACATCCTGGACCAGATGGACTTTGTGCCACTGGTGGCGAAAGACCTGAAAGTGATGGACGCCGCGCACTTCACGGCGGTTTGA
- a CDS encoding acyl-CoA dehydrogenase family protein — protein MDFALNDEQKMMIDTIRRFIAEELHPLEDALENSGALPDADARRIHAKAKELGLYALNMPAELGGGGLSNLDRIICEEQFGHTSDMLIRRAFGNVYEPLLHCKGEQVERWLKPAVEGIRTCAITITESGAGSDAAGIKTHAKRNEQGQWVLNGSKHFISDGIWSDFFLVSAKTGEKEISMFMVDKGLPGFTVGKDQAMMGIRGTPHLELFFDNVVLDDATLLGEQGQGFKLAMGALNVVRLAQVGARAVGKATHVCELMLTYANDRKQFNTRIGDFQMVQQMLADSVIEINAARWMVYHAAWMLDQGLDAREQIAMVKVHAAETLGRVVDRAVQVFGGMGFCKELPIERYYRDARIYRIFDGTSEIHRGVIAKSALKKGAVLFDVNR, from the coding sequence ATGGATTTCGCACTCAACGACGAACAGAAAATGATGATCGATACCATCCGTCGCTTCATCGCCGAAGAACTGCACCCGCTGGAAGATGCGCTGGAAAACTCCGGCGCGCTGCCCGACGCCGACGCCCGCCGCATCCACGCCAAAGCCAAGGAGCTGGGCCTCTACGCGCTCAACATGCCGGCCGAACTCGGCGGTGGCGGCCTGTCCAACCTGGACCGCATCATCTGCGAAGAGCAGTTCGGCCACACCAGCGACATGCTGATCCGCCGCGCCTTCGGCAACGTCTACGAACCGCTGCTGCACTGCAAGGGCGAGCAGGTCGAGCGCTGGCTCAAACCCGCCGTGGAAGGCATCCGCACCTGCGCCATCACCATCACCGAATCGGGCGCGGGGTCGGACGCCGCGGGCATCAAGACCCACGCCAAACGCAACGAGCAAGGCCAGTGGGTGCTCAACGGCAGCAAACACTTCATCAGCGACGGCATCTGGTCCGACTTCTTCCTGGTCTCGGCCAAGACGGGTGAAAAAGAGATCAGCATGTTCATGGTCGACAAGGGCCTGCCCGGCTTCACCGTCGGCAAGGACCAGGCCATGATGGGCATCCGTGGCACGCCGCACCTGGAGCTGTTCTTCGACAACGTGGTGCTGGACGACGCCACCCTGCTCGGCGAGCAGGGCCAGGGCTTCAAGCTGGCCATGGGCGCGCTCAACGTGGTGCGCCTGGCCCAGGTGGGCGCGCGCGCCGTGGGCAAGGCCACGCACGTGTGCGAGCTGATGCTGACCTACGCCAACGACCGCAAACAGTTCAACACCCGTATCGGCGACTTCCAGATGGTCCAGCAGATGCTGGCCGACAGCGTGATCGAGATCAACGCCGCGCGCTGGATGGTCTACCACGCCGCCTGGATGCTGGACCAGGGCCTGGACGCACGCGAGCAGATCGCCATGGTCAAGGTGCACGCGGCCGAGACCCTGGGCCGCGTGGTGGACCGCGCGGTGCAGGTGTTCGGCGGCATGGGTTTCTGCAAGGAGCTGCCGATCGAGCGCTACTACCGCGACGCGCGCATCTACCGCATCTTCGACGGCACATCGGAGATTCACCGCGGCGTGATCGCCAAGAGCGCGCTGAAAAAAGGCGCCGTGCTGTTCGACGTGAACCGCTGA
- a CDS encoding sugar phosphate isomerase/epimerase family protein, giving the protein MARVHSLAYLSSHRCTPPEAVRIAAANGYQYVGLRLWPNAPGAPQQFLLGKPEVLKETQAVMADTGVGIFDVEIIRIGEGFDPHTWDALYDACAALKAKAILVAGDDLDEARLTQNYARLCEVMRPYGLTADLEFMPWTAVKDAKSALRIVQNAGSPANAGILVDALHFGRSTTTLDDIRAIPRELLHYAQICDAVAGTHFTVEEMIHTARCERLLPGDGTIDVQGLFDALPADLPVSVEVVNLEREKTADPGEWAALCMAASRPFVEQNG; this is encoded by the coding sequence ATGGCCCGCGTTCATTCCCTCGCTTACCTGAGTTCGCACCGCTGCACGCCGCCCGAGGCGGTGCGGATCGCCGCAGCCAACGGCTACCAGTACGTCGGCCTGCGCCTTTGGCCGAACGCGCCGGGCGCACCGCAGCAGTTCCTGCTCGGTAAACCCGAGGTGCTGAAGGAAACACAGGCCGTGATGGCCGACACCGGCGTCGGGATCTTCGACGTGGAGATCATCCGCATCGGCGAAGGCTTCGACCCGCACACCTGGGATGCGCTCTACGACGCCTGCGCGGCGTTGAAAGCCAAGGCCATCCTGGTGGCCGGTGACGACCTCGACGAAGCGCGCCTGACACAGAACTACGCCCGTCTGTGCGAGGTGATGCGGCCCTACGGCCTGACGGCCGACCTCGAGTTCATGCCCTGGACGGCGGTGAAGGACGCGAAGTCGGCCCTGCGCATCGTGCAGAACGCAGGCTCACCCGCCAACGCCGGCATCCTGGTCGACGCGCTGCACTTCGGCCGCTCCACCACCACACTGGACGACATCCGCGCCATCCCGCGCGAGCTGCTGCACTACGCGCAGATCTGCGACGCCGTGGCCGGCACGCACTTCACGGTCGAAGAAATGATCCACACCGCGCGCTGTGAACGCCTGCTGCCCGGCGACGGAACCATCGATGTGCAAGGCCTGTTCGATGCCCTGCCCGCCGACCTGCCGGTGAGCGTGGAGGTGGTGAACCTGGAGCGCGAGAAGACCGCAGACCCCGGCGAATGGGCCGCACTCTGCATGGCCGCAAGCCGTCCGTTTGTCGAGCAGAACGGCTGA
- a CDS encoding NIPSNAP family protein: MHYELATMTLPFGTAGTAAQNVQAYCTAPEAKGELLACWFTDIGQLNQMIVLRGFASLADLQAERERTQHSASPFGCGDIFQTLEQHSYKGFPWMKPVRPSAESGITGPVYEIRTYGIKPGGVLPTIDLWEQHVPARDQLSPCVVAMVALDGPLRFTNIWAYPSLDARSKARADAVAQSIWPPKGGPAHLTTNMVSTIAMPTAVSPLK; the protein is encoded by the coding sequence ATGCACTACGAACTCGCCACCATGACCCTGCCGTTCGGCACCGCCGGCACGGCCGCCCAGAACGTGCAGGCCTACTGCACAGCGCCCGAAGCGAAGGGCGAGCTGCTCGCCTGCTGGTTCACCGACATCGGCCAGCTCAACCAGATGATCGTGCTGCGTGGCTTTGCGTCGCTCGCCGACCTGCAGGCCGAACGTGAGCGCACGCAGCACAGCGCATCGCCCTTCGGCTGTGGCGACATCTTCCAGACCCTGGAGCAGCACAGCTACAAAGGCTTCCCGTGGATGAAGCCGGTGCGCCCCAGCGCCGAGAGCGGCATCACCGGCCCGGTGTACGAGATCCGCACCTACGGCATCAAGCCGGGCGGCGTGTTGCCCACCATTGACCTCTGGGAACAGCACGTGCCGGCACGCGACCAGCTCTCGCCCTGCGTGGTCGCCATGGTCGCGCTCGACGGCCCCCTGCGCTTCACCAACATCTGGGCCTACCCCTCGCTGGACGCGCGCAGCAAGGCCCGCGCCGACGCGGTGGCCCAGAGCATCTGGCCGCCCAAGGGCGGGCCGGCGCACCTGACCACCAACATGGTCTCGACCATCGCGATGCCCACCGCGGTGTCGCCCTTGAAGTGA